A part of Gallus gallus isolate bGalGal1 chromosome 26, bGalGal1.mat.broiler.GRCg7b, whole genome shotgun sequence genomic DNA contains:
- the FAM212B gene encoding PAK4-inhibitor INKA2: protein MEHHLRRLKQELLSMKEVGDGLHQQMNCMMGALQELKLLQVQAALEQLEISGGRGPIPEQHQRCQGSTEGPEERPRSRAGAGGCSPSSLTCSVPQPALPHPTSLPESGHLGDIASSSSSSSSCGQDSSRSKGPSPAPARTERAHPRTTECSSQGMAGGWPVCDDSRDWTSSLMSQSRTRQPLVLGDNIFADLVGNWLDLPELDKKGEKSEASLSAGRSQELCRKFSLTANIFKKFLRSVRPDRDRLLKEKPCWLPPEDKQPEISKRPKKTNKLKGTFYFPLHGNIQNHHNKAERCPKVESHIEKPKMGAKKVHDTIDYTQSGFDINTAVWV, encoded by the exons ATGGAGCACCACCTGCGGCGGCTGAAGCAGGAGCTG CTGTCCATGAAGGAGGTGGGCGACGGGCTGCACCAGCAGATGAACTGCATGATGGGCGCACTGCAGGAGCTAAAGCTGCTCCAGGTCCAGGCAGCTCTGGAGCAACTGGAGATCTCGGGAGGCCGAGGCCCCATCCCTGAGCAGCACCAGCGCTGtcagggcagcacagaggggcCGGAGGAGCGGCCACGGAGCCGggcaggggctgggggctgcagcccttcatccctcacctgctctgtgccacagcCAGCGTTGCCCCATCCCACCTCGCTCCCAGAGAGCGGCCACCTTGGAGACATcgcctcttcctcctcctcttcctcctcctgcgGCCAGGACAGCTCCCGCTCCAAGGGACCTTCCCCAGCTCCAGCCAGAACAGAGCGTGCGCATCCCAGGACGACTGAGTGCAGCAGCCAGGGCATGGCTGGGGGATGGCCAGTGTGCGACGACAGCCGTGACTGGACGTCCTCCCTCATGTCCCAGAGCAGAACCCGGCAGCCCCTGGTCCTGGGGGATAACATCTTCGCAGACCTGGTTGGGAACTGGTTGGACCTGCCGGAGCTGGACAAGAAGGGGGAGAAGAGTGAAGCATCGCTGTCTGCTGGCAGGtcccaggagctgtgcaggaagTTCTCCCTCACAGCCAACATCTTCAAGAAGTTCCTGAGGAGCGTTCGGCCAGACCGGGATCGGCTTCTCAAGGAGAAGCCTTGCTGGCTGCCACCCGAAGACAAGCAGCCCGAGATTTCCAAGAGACccaaaaagacaaacaaactcAAGGGGACATTTTACTTCCCTCTTCATGGGAACATCCAGAACCATCACAACAAAGCGGAGAGGTGCCCGAAAGTGGAAAGCCATATTGAGAAACCTAAAATGGGCGCCAAGAAAGTCCACGATACCATAGACTACACCCAGTCTGGGTTTGATATCAATACAGCTGTTTGGGTCTGA
- the DDX20 gene encoding probable ATP-dependent RNA helicase DDX20 isoform X1, with translation MAAPAEGRFRTRDVLLPGGPSDFGSLLLSPPVLAGLEAAGFHRPSPVQLKAIPLGRCGLDLIVQAKSGTGKTCVFSTIALDALLLDSPATQVLILAPTREIAVQIHAVITTIGIKMEGLECHVFIGGTPLSQDKVRLKKCHIAVGSPGRIKQLIELDYLNTASIRLFILDEADKLLEEGSFQEQINWIYSSLPANKQMLAVSATYPESLANALTMYMREPTFVRLNPTDPSLIGLKQYYKIVNSHPLPHKTFEEKTQHLQELFSKIPFNQALVFSNLHSRAQHLAEILTSRGFPAECISGSMNQSQRLDAMAKLKQFHCRVLISTDLTSRGIDAEKVNLVINLDVPVDWETYMHRIGRAGRFGTLGLSVTYCCRGEEENMMMKIAQKCNLQLLPLPEPIPPGMMDQFDDWEVEVKPVVYTGASVNSDTVCLKPEEPVLQPVQNNSAEVPQPHSNLPVGNSSVEKPKNALEQKLVKKHTNSAKVEKSSRNSKTSSCNTKQKNQVETVSRMAGQSNTEVPDEEALKRNLPRIPCLSSFKNQQNSPWNFSEFVEDYEYFIKEGLERDVEILRSFSGPGDQRELPRNGGIEWKEVECNRDTVANDVLSDDSDASYISRASSHGSENNSCFEAFSDRQAKNAVPTACQGLTGFCPTPGKLKELSQVPKQNQVKKKALKQNAKEKKKHSHQYPNPAPRKTGDDCSCGSWDDGVTGFPHEAWSYEDYWKSYYQAWQNYYAAVSHFHYRRSYRHLMWMNAYVNSVYFQELLESGD, from the exons ATGGCGGCGCCCGCTGAGGGCCGGTTCCGCACGCGGGACGTGCTGCTGCCCGGCGGCCCGTCTGACTTCGGGTCGCTGCTGCTGTCGCCGCCGGTGCTGGCGGGACTGGAGGCGGCTGGGTTCCACAGGCCGTCGCCCGTCCAGCTGAAGGCCATCCCGCTGGGGCGCTGCGGGCTGG ATCTCATCGTGCAGGCCAAGTCCGGCACCGGTAAAACGTGCGTCTTCTCCACCATCGCTCTGGACGCGCTGCTGCTGGACAGCCCGGCCACGCAG GTTCTTATCTTGGCTCCCACACGAGAGATCGCTGTACAGATTCATGCTGTTATCACAACAATTGGGATAAAAATGGAAGGTTTGGAATGCCATGTCTTCATTGGAGGTACTCCTTTGAGCCAGGACAAAGTCAGACTAAAGAAATGCCACATAGCAGTTGGCTCTCCAG GTCGCATAAAACAGCTCATAGAGTTGGACTACTTGAATACTGCCAGTATCCGGCTCTTCATTCTTGATGAAGCAGACAAGCTTCTGGAAGAAGGCAGCTTTCAGGAACAAATCAA TTGGATTTACTCTTCTCTGCCAGCCAATAAACAGATGCTTGCTGTTTCAGCTACTTACCCTGAATCGTTAGCTAATGCTTTGACAATGTACATGAGAGAACCAACGTTTGTGAGGTTGAATCCTACTGATCCAAGTCTCATTG GGTTGAAGCAGTATTACAAAATTGTGAATTCCCATCCACTTCCACATAAAACATTTGAGGAAAAAACCCAGCACCTACAAGAGTTGTTCAGCAAGATTCCATTTAATCAAGCATTAGTCTTCTCAAATTTGCATAGCAG GGCTCAGCATCTAGCTGAAATACTGACATCCAGAGGCTTTCCTGCTGAGTGCATTTCAG GCAGCATGAATCAAAGCCAGCGGCTTGATGCTATGGCTAAACTAAAGCAATTCCACTGTAGAGTTCTGATTTCTACAGACTTG ACATCTCGTGGAATCGATGCTGAAAAAGTGAATCTGGTCATCAATCTGGATGTCCCTGTAGACTGGGAAACATACATGCATCGTATTGGCAGAGCTGGGCGCTTTG GAACTTTGGGCTTATCTGTGACATACTGCTGCcgtggagaggaagaaaacatgatGATGAAAATTGCTCAGAAATGTAACTTGCAGCTTCTTCCTTTACCTG AGCCTATTCCTCCTGGAATGATGGATCAGTTTGACGACTGGGAGGTTGAAGTCAAACCTGTTGTATACACAGGTGCTTCTGTAAATTCTGACACTGTGTGTCTTAAACCAGAAGAACCAGTACTTCAGCCTGTCCAAAATAATTCTGCAGAGGTACCTCAGCCTCATTCTAACCTTCCAGTTGGTAATTCTTCTGTAGAGAAGCCAAAAAATGCTTTGGAACAAAAGCTGGTGAAAAAGcacacaaattctgctaaggtggaaaaaagcagcagaaactcCAAAACCTCCAGCTGCaatacaaagcagaagaatCAAGTAGAAACTGTCTCCAGAATGGCTGGGCAGAGTAACACAGAGGTTCCAGATGAGGAAgccttaaaaagaaatctgcccAGAATTCCGTGCTTATCATCTTTCAAAAACCAACAGAACAGTCCCTGGAACTTCTCAGAGTTTGTTGAAGATTATGAGTACTTTATTAAAGAAGGGTTGGAGAGAGATGTTGAAATTTTAAGAAGCTTTTCAGGCCCAGGAGATCAACGTGAACTCCCCAGAAATGGTGGTATAGAGTGGAAAGAGGTGGAATGTAATAGAGACACAGTAGCAAATGATGTTCTGTCTGATGACAGTGATGCTTCATACATTTCAAGGGCTTCCTCTCACGGTAGTGAAAATAACTCTTGCTTTGAAGCATTTTCAGACAGGCAGGCAAAAAATGCTGTCCCCACTGCCTGTCAGGGTCTTACAGGCTTCTGTCCCACACCAGGGAAGCTGAAGGAGCTATCACAAGTCCCAAAGCAAAATCAGGTGAAAAAGAAAGCTCTGAAACAAAatgccaaagaaaagaaaaaacattcccATCAGTACCCTAATCCTGCACCAAGGAAAACTGGAGATGACTGCTCCTGTGGCTCTTGGGATGATGGTGTTACTGGCTTTCCTCATGAGGCGTGGAGTTACGAAGACTACTGGAAATCTTACTATCAAGCATGGCAGAACTACTATGCTGCAGTTTCTCACTTTCACTACAGGAGAAGTTACAGGCACCTGATGTGGATGAATGCTTATGTCAACTCAGTCTACTTTCAGGAACTGCTGGAAAGTGGTGATTAA
- the DDX20 gene encoding probable ATP-dependent RNA helicase DDX20 isoform X2 has product MAAPAEGRFRTRDVLLPGGPSDFGSLLLSPPVLAGLEAAGFHRPSPVQLKAIPLGRCGLDLIVQAKSGTGKTCVFSTIALDALLLDSPATQVLILAPTREIAVQIHAVITTIGIKMEGLECHVFIGGTPLSQDKVRLKKCHIAVGSPGRIKQLIELDYLNTASIRLFILDEADKLLEEGSFQEQINWIYSSLPANKQMLAVSATYPESLANALTMYMREPTFVRLNPTDPSLIGLKQYYKIVNSHPLPHKTFEEKTQHLQELFSKIPFNQALVFSNLHSRAQHLAEILTSRGFPAECISGSMNQSQRLDAMAKLKQFHCRVLISTDLTSRGIDAEKVNLVINLDVPVDWETYMHRIGRAGRFGTLGLSVTYCCRGEEENMMMKIAQKCNLQLLPLPEPIPPGMMDQFDDWEVEVKPVVYTGASVNSDTVCLKPEEPVLQPVQNNSAEVPQPHSNLPVGNSSVEKPKNALEQKLVKKHTNSAKVEKSSRNSKTSSCNTKQKNQVETVSRIPCLSSFKNQQNSPWNFSEFVEDYEYFIKEGLERDVEILRSFSGPGDQRELPRNGGIEWKEVECNRDTVANDVLSDDSDASYISRASSHGSENNSCFEAFSDRQAKNAVPTACQGLTGFCPTPGKLKELSQVPKQNQVKKKALKQNAKEKKKHSHQYPNPAPRKTGDDCSCGSWDDGVTGFPHEAWSYEDYWKSYYQAWQNYYAAVSHFHYRRSYRHLMWMNAYVNSVYFQELLESGD; this is encoded by the exons ATGGCGGCGCCCGCTGAGGGCCGGTTCCGCACGCGGGACGTGCTGCTGCCCGGCGGCCCGTCTGACTTCGGGTCGCTGCTGCTGTCGCCGCCGGTGCTGGCGGGACTGGAGGCGGCTGGGTTCCACAGGCCGTCGCCCGTCCAGCTGAAGGCCATCCCGCTGGGGCGCTGCGGGCTGG ATCTCATCGTGCAGGCCAAGTCCGGCACCGGTAAAACGTGCGTCTTCTCCACCATCGCTCTGGACGCGCTGCTGCTGGACAGCCCGGCCACGCAG GTTCTTATCTTGGCTCCCACACGAGAGATCGCTGTACAGATTCATGCTGTTATCACAACAATTGGGATAAAAATGGAAGGTTTGGAATGCCATGTCTTCATTGGAGGTACTCCTTTGAGCCAGGACAAAGTCAGACTAAAGAAATGCCACATAGCAGTTGGCTCTCCAG GTCGCATAAAACAGCTCATAGAGTTGGACTACTTGAATACTGCCAGTATCCGGCTCTTCATTCTTGATGAAGCAGACAAGCTTCTGGAAGAAGGCAGCTTTCAGGAACAAATCAA TTGGATTTACTCTTCTCTGCCAGCCAATAAACAGATGCTTGCTGTTTCAGCTACTTACCCTGAATCGTTAGCTAATGCTTTGACAATGTACATGAGAGAACCAACGTTTGTGAGGTTGAATCCTACTGATCCAAGTCTCATTG GGTTGAAGCAGTATTACAAAATTGTGAATTCCCATCCACTTCCACATAAAACATTTGAGGAAAAAACCCAGCACCTACAAGAGTTGTTCAGCAAGATTCCATTTAATCAAGCATTAGTCTTCTCAAATTTGCATAGCAG GGCTCAGCATCTAGCTGAAATACTGACATCCAGAGGCTTTCCTGCTGAGTGCATTTCAG GCAGCATGAATCAAAGCCAGCGGCTTGATGCTATGGCTAAACTAAAGCAATTCCACTGTAGAGTTCTGATTTCTACAGACTTG ACATCTCGTGGAATCGATGCTGAAAAAGTGAATCTGGTCATCAATCTGGATGTCCCTGTAGACTGGGAAACATACATGCATCGTATTGGCAGAGCTGGGCGCTTTG GAACTTTGGGCTTATCTGTGACATACTGCTGCcgtggagaggaagaaaacatgatGATGAAAATTGCTCAGAAATGTAACTTGCAGCTTCTTCCTTTACCTG AGCCTATTCCTCCTGGAATGATGGATCAGTTTGACGACTGGGAGGTTGAAGTCAAACCTGTTGTATACACAGGTGCTTCTGTAAATTCTGACACTGTGTGTCTTAAACCAGAAGAACCAGTACTTCAGCCTGTCCAAAATAATTCTGCAGAGGTACCTCAGCCTCATTCTAACCTTCCAGTTGGTAATTCTTCTGTAGAGAAGCCAAAAAATGCTTTGGAACAAAAGCTGGTGAAAAAGcacacaaattctgctaaggtggaaaaaagcagcagaaactcCAAAACCTCCAGCTGCaatacaaagcagaagaatCAAGTAGAAACTGTCT ccAGAATTCCGTGCTTATCATCTTTCAAAAACCAACAGAACAGTCCCTGGAACTTCTCAGAGTTTGTTGAAGATTATGAGTACTTTATTAAAGAAGGGTTGGAGAGAGATGTTGAAATTTTAAGAAGCTTTTCAGGCCCAGGAGATCAACGTGAACTCCCCAGAAATGGTGGTATAGAGTGGAAAGAGGTGGAATGTAATAGAGACACAGTAGCAAATGATGTTCTGTCTGATGACAGTGATGCTTCATACATTTCAAGGGCTTCCTCTCACGGTAGTGAAAATAACTCTTGCTTTGAAGCATTTTCAGACAGGCAGGCAAAAAATGCTGTCCCCACTGCCTGTCAGGGTCTTACAGGCTTCTGTCCCACACCAGGGAAGCTGAAGGAGCTATCACAAGTCCCAAAGCAAAATCAGGTGAAAAAGAAAGCTCTGAAACAAAatgccaaagaaaagaaaaaacattcccATCAGTACCCTAATCCTGCACCAAGGAAAACTGGAGATGACTGCTCCTGTGGCTCTTGGGATGATGGTGTTACTGGCTTTCCTCATGAGGCGTGGAGTTACGAAGACTACTGGAAATCTTACTATCAAGCATGGCAGAACTACTATGCTGCAGTTTCTCACTTTCACTACAGGAGAAGTTACAGGCACCTGATGTGGATGAATGCTTATGTCAACTCAGTCTACTTTCAGGAACTGCTGGAAAGTGGTGATTAA